In the Euphorbia lathyris chromosome 5, ddEupLath1.1, whole genome shotgun sequence genome, one interval contains:
- the LOC136230085 gene encoding mechanosensitive ion channel protein 2, chloroplastic, translating to MAVCGSLQLSHDIGLCKSQGYAKQYKIRSRRENIPILSTTLSSRASIMQWSSSNARLSDILCRPICPTLSRQNVFRCHSFLVPGKELPGIKATSMVLTKSYDVLQRSPVIMKLAPAIGVIVFATWSLGPLMRLSRNILLHKNDNSWKKSGTYYVMTSYVQPLLLWTGAILICRALDPLILPTEASQVVKQRLLNFVRSLSTVLAFAYCLSSMIQQVQKFFVETNEPKDARNMGFQFAGKAVYSAVWVAAVSLFMELLGFSTQKWLTAGGLGTVLLTLAGREIFTNFLSSAMIHATRPFVVNEWIQTKIEGYEVSGTVEHVGWWSPTIVRGEDREAVHIPNHKFTMNVVRNLSQKSHWRIKTHLAISHMDAHKINNIVADMRKVLAKNPQVEQQRLHRRVFLDNIDPENQALRILISCFVKTSHHEEYLCVKEAILLDLLRVISHHRARLATPIRTVQKFYRDADMDNIPFADSIYNRGGVASNRPLLLIEPSYKINGDDKAKSQTRQGRGSGEQEVKATSRPQTESKTVSSPKSDSKTKEAPKSDIKADAKISETHNSDIKDPTKAVTTSMSDPMGGDKIASKSSPNSATKTSNSEEASTSSPDSKAGGFVSSNVKQNKKIPETKPPKTESSQSKQGGERQPSASRPPLEENIVLGVALEGSKRTLPIEEDDVASPSHPTQGELKEIAVARRSGSANQTGEKDVKDGQIPSPPSAPSTDR from the exons ATGGCTGTTTGTGGTTCCTTGCAATTGTCCCATGATATTGGGCTTTGCAAGAGCCAGGGTTACGCAAAACAATATAAG ATCAGATCGAGGAGGGAAAATATACCTATATTGAGTACCACACTTTCATCACGAGCTTCG ATTATGCAATGGAGTTCTTCGAATGCCCGTTTATCAGACATTTTATGCAGACCAATATGCCCTACATTAAGTAGACAGAATGTCTTTAGGTGCCATTCTTTTTTAGTTCCAGGGAAAGAGCTTCCTGGAATAAAGGCTACTTCCATGGTATTGACAAA GTCATATGATGTTTTGCAAAGAAGTCCTGTCATAATGAAGCTGGCTCCGGCAATTGGTGTAATTGTATTTGCAACATGGAGTCTTGGGCCACTCATGCGTCTCAGCAGAAATATACTGCTTCAT AAGAATGATAATAGCTGGAAAAAGAGTGGCACATATTATGTTATGACATCTTATGTTCAACCTTTGCTTCTATGGACTGGTGCAATACTTATATGCAG AGCTTTGGATCCTCTTATCCTGCCTACGGAAGCTAGCCAGGTTGTTAAGCAGAGGCTTTTGAATTTTGTGAGGTCATTATCAACTGTGCTGGCTTTTGCCTATTGTTTATCAAG CATGATTCAACAAGTGCAGAAGTTCTTTGTTGAGACTAATGAGCCCAAGGATGCAAGAAAT ATGGGTTTCCAATTTGCAGGGAAAGCTGTATATTCTGCTGTGTGGGTAGCTGCTGTTTCGCTTTTCATGGAATTGCTGGGTTTCTCTACCCAGAAGTGGCTCACTGCTGGAGGTCTTGGGACAGTATTGCTGACCCTTGCTGGTCGTGAG ATATTCACAAATTTTCTCTCAAGTGCAATGATCCATGCAACTCGACCTTTCGTTGTGAATGAGTGGATTCAAACAAAGATTGAAGGCTACGAAGTTTCTGGTACTGTTGAG CATGTCGGTTGGTGGTCACCAACAATTGTGAGAGGTGAAGATCGTGAAGCAGTTCATATTCCCAACCACAAGTTCACAATGAATGTCGTGCGAAACCTTAGCCAAAAAAGTCATTGGCGTATTAAAACCCACCTAGCCATTAGTCACATGGATGCTCATAAGATTAAT AATATTGTAGCTGATATGCGCAAAGTCTTGGCCAAGAATCCTCAAGTTGagcagcagaggttgcatagaaGAGTATTTTTGGATAATATAGATCCTGAAAATCAAGCTCTTCGA ATTTTGATATCCTGTTTCGTGAAGACCTCTCATCATGAAGAATATCTGTGCGTAAAG GAAGCTATACTATTGGATCTTCTGAGAGTTATCAGCCATCACCGAGCTCGTCTTGCTACACCAATCCGAACAGTGCAGAAATTTTATCGTGATGCTGATATGGATAATATTCCATTTGCGGATTCTATCTACAACCGTGGTGGAGTGGCATCTAACCGTCCTTTGCTATTGATTGAACCCTCTTACAAAATTAACGGAGATGATAAAGCAAAATCTCAAACTCGTCAAGGTCGTGGTTCCGGTGAACAAGAGGTTAAGGCTACATCGAGGCCCCAAACTGAATCCAAAACAGTCAGCAGCCCAAAATCCGACTCCAAGACCAAAGAAGCACCTAAATCTGACATAAAGGCTGATGCTAAAATTAGTGAAACACATAACTCTGACATCAAGGATCCCACAAAAGCTGTCACTACATCTATGTCTGATCCCATGGGAGGTGATAAAATAGCATCGAAATCATCACCAAATTCTGCCACCAAGACATCAAACTCGGAAGAAGCATCCACATCGAGTCCTGATTCCAAAGCAGGAGGCTTTGTGTCGAGTAATGTGAAACAGAACAAAAAGATCCCTGAAACCAAGCCGCCCAAGACT GAGTCTTCTCAATCAAAACAAGGAGGCGAGAGACAACCATCAGCATCGAGACCTCCCTTGGAGGAAAATATAGTTCTTGGTGTTGCTCTGGAGGGGTCAAAGAGGACACTTCCGATTGAGGAAGACGACGTGGCTTCCCCTTCCCACCCAACTCAAGGAGAGTTGAAGGAAATAGCTGTTGCACGCAGAAGCGGAAGTGCAAATCAAACAGGTGAGAAGGATGTAAAAGATGGTCAAATTCCAAGTCCTCCTAGTGCGCCATCGACTGATCGATGA
- the LOC136230086 gene encoding uncharacterized protein, whose translation MEDEVDKVKNEALQIIGQFQDLPRLVVFDLDYTLWPFYCECYYQDDTPYLYPQAKGILYALKEKGIEMAIASRSPTPRIAKAFLAKLGVDSMFVAQEIFSSWTHKTEHFQRIHKKTGLPFTSMLFFDDEDRNIGPTSEMGATSILVDDGVNLGALRQGLSEFYRKSSSSSRN comes from the exons ATGGAAGACGAAGTGGACAAGGTGAAAAATGAAGCATTGCAGATAATCGGGCAATTTCAGGATCTTCCTCGCTTGGTCGTCTTTGATCTTGATTATACTTTATGGCCTTTTTACTG TGAATGCTATTATCAGGATGATACTCCCTATCTGTATCCGCAAGCTAAAGGTATATTATATGCGCTGAAGGAAAAGGGAATTGAGATGGCTATTGCTTCTAGATCGCCAACCCCTCGGATCGCTAAAGCATTTCTTGCTAAATTGGGAGTAGACAGCATGTTTGTGGCCCAG GAAATTTTCTCCAGCTGGACTCACAAAACTGAGCATTTTCAGAGGATTCATAAGAAGACTGGATTGCCTTTCACATCCATGCTTTTCTTTGATGACGAGGACAGGAACATTGGACCT ACATCTGAAATGGGTGCGACTAGTATCTTGGTTGACGATGGGGTAAACCTTGGAGCTTTGAGGCAAGGATTATCAGAATTTTATCGAAAGTCAAGCTCATCTAGCAGGAACTGA